A window of Bradyrhizobium sp. AZCC 1610 contains these coding sequences:
- a CDS encoding YidB family protein, giving the protein MSRGMPSMTALLGLLAIAGYQNRDKLAELLKGAGGGQPNAGAGQQPLGGLLGNLSGMLGGAGGVGGLLNGGIGELLDRFQQNGQGDKADSWINQGPNKDVSPPELKQAIGSDVLAQLEQQTGLSQEEILARLSRELPAAVDKYTPDGRLPAA; this is encoded by the coding sequence ATGAGCCGCGGAATGCCATCGATGACCGCCCTTCTCGGGCTACTCGCCATTGCCGGATATCAGAACCGCGACAAACTGGCAGAACTTCTCAAGGGCGCTGGCGGCGGCCAGCCGAATGCAGGCGCCGGTCAGCAGCCCCTGGGCGGCTTGCTGGGCAATCTGAGCGGGATGTTGGGCGGTGCCGGCGGGGTTGGCGGCCTCCTCAATGGCGGGATCGGTGAACTGCTCGATAGGTTCCAGCAAAACGGCCAGGGCGACAAGGCTGATTCCTGGATCAATCAGGGTCCGAACAAGGATGTCTCGCCGCCGGAATTGAAGCAGGCGATCGGCTCCGACGTTCTGGCACAACTCGAACAGCAGACCGGACTGTCGCAGGAGGAAATCCTGGCGAGATTGTCGCGCGAGCTTCCGGCAGCCGTCGACAAATACACGCCGGACGGCCGTTTGCCCGCAGCATGA
- a CDS encoding GlsB/YeaQ/YmgE family stress response membrane protein: MGILWTIIIGFIAGVIAKFIMPGDNEPSGFILTTILGVVGAFVATYLGQALGWYSPGEGAGLIGAVVGAIIVLFVYGLFAGRQRRSI; the protein is encoded by the coding sequence ATGGGCATACTTTGGACGATCATCATTGGTTTCATTGCCGGCGTGATTGCCAAGTTCATTATGCCTGGAGACAACGAGCCCTCAGGCTTCATTCTCACCACCATATTGGGCGTCGTCGGCGCCTTCGTGGCGACGTATCTCGGCCAGGCGCTCGGATGGTACAGTCCCGGAGAAGGCGCGGGTCTGATCGGTGCGGTAGTCGGCGCCATCATTGTGCTCTTTGTCTACGGTCTCTTCGCCGGCCGGCAACGGCGATCGATCTAA
- a CDS encoding tripartite tricarboxylate transporter permease produces the protein MLDLLWNGLVNIAQWKYLLPLFAGTFIGVIGGSLPGVTITMTVIVVLPFTYGLDPLAGLAAMTGVYVGGSTGGLITCCLLGIPGSPASIATTFDGFPMARNGEPGRAIWLGVWASVWGGLLGALFLVFLTGPLAAIALEFGPWEYFSLFVLAMAMVAGLTESSLLKGLISTAIGLLITVVGHDPIGSVPRFTFGSEFIGGGFPFLPVLIGIFAFAQIMTDLEKLDSPRGQPAQSLVDVKLERFSHRKVNLEIFKQPFLLAWSTIVGLIIGILPAIGGSASSVMAYDQAKKFSKTPERFGTGHPEGIIASEASNNANVSGSLMTIMAFGIPGDAVTAVMLGAMTIHGIQSGPLFISQNPDIAYGIYAAYILAHPCMLLICVALMPLMLRVTSVRMAVLAPVVLVLCVVGAYALNNTMQSVYVLLLFGVVGYVLVKLGFPLAPLILGLILGDQIEINLVRAIMTDANPWLFLTRPISGLLLAAAATSVGLAIWQHWRHLNRMAEEEPDF, from the coding sequence ATGCTCGATTTGCTCTGGAACGGCCTCGTCAACATCGCCCAGTGGAAATATTTGTTGCCGCTGTTTGCCGGCACGTTCATCGGCGTGATCGGCGGCTCGCTGCCGGGCGTCACCATCACCATGACTGTCATCGTGGTGCTGCCGTTCACCTACGGGCTCGATCCGCTGGCGGGCCTTGCGGCGATGACCGGCGTCTATGTCGGCGGATCGACCGGCGGCCTTATCACCTGCTGTCTGCTCGGTATCCCGGGCTCGCCGGCTTCGATCGCCACCACGTTCGACGGCTTTCCAATGGCACGCAACGGCGAGCCGGGCCGCGCCATCTGGCTCGGCGTCTGGGCTTCGGTCTGGGGCGGCCTGCTCGGCGCCTTGTTCCTGGTGTTCCTCACCGGGCCGCTTGCGGCGATCGCGCTGGAATTCGGGCCGTGGGAATACTTCTCACTGTTCGTGCTCGCGATGGCGATGGTAGCGGGGCTAACCGAATCCTCGCTCCTCAAGGGACTGATCTCGACCGCCATCGGGCTGTTGATCACAGTGGTCGGCCACGATCCGATCGGCAGCGTGCCGCGCTTCACCTTCGGCTCGGAGTTCATCGGCGGCGGCTTTCCGTTCCTCCCCGTGCTGATCGGCATTTTCGCTTTCGCGCAGATCATGACCGATCTGGAGAAACTGGATTCGCCGCGCGGCCAGCCGGCGCAATCGCTGGTCGACGTCAAGCTTGAGCGCTTTTCGCACCGCAAGGTGAACCTGGAAATCTTCAAGCAACCGTTCCTGCTCGCGTGGTCAACCATCGTCGGGCTGATCATCGGAATCCTGCCAGCCATCGGCGGCAGCGCATCGAGCGTCATGGCCTATGACCAGGCCAAGAAATTCTCGAAAACGCCGGAGCGTTTCGGCACGGGCCACCCCGAGGGCATCATCGCGTCGGAAGCCTCGAACAACGCCAATGTCAGCGGCTCGCTGATGACCATCATGGCATTCGGCATTCCCGGCGACGCCGTCACCGCCGTGATGCTCGGCGCGATGACGATCCACGGCATTCAGTCGGGACCGCTGTTCATCTCGCAAAACCCCGATATCGCCTATGGCATCTATGCGGCCTACATCCTAGCGCACCCCTGCATGCTCTTGATCTGCGTCGCGCTGATGCCGCTGATGCTGCGCGTGACCTCGGTGCGGATGGCGGTGCTGGCGCCGGTCGTGCTGGTGCTCTGCGTCGTCGGCGCCTACGCGCTCAACAACACGATGCAGAGCGTCTACGTGCTGCTGCTGTTCGGCGTCGTCGGCTACGTGCTGGTCAAGCTCGGCTTTCCGCTCGCGCCCCTGATCCTGGGCCTAATTCTCGGCGACCAGATCGAGATCAACCTTGTGCGCGCGATCATGACCGACGCGAATCCCTGGCTCTTCCTGACGCGGCCGATTTCCGGCTTGCTGCTGGCGGCGGCGGCGACCTCGGTCGGGCTGGCCATCTGGCAGCATTGGCGCCACCTGAATCGGATGGCTGAGGAAGAGCCGGATTTTTGA
- a CDS encoding tripartite tricarboxylate transporter TctB family protein, with product MSIGRDGIAGLVLLAISLVLLVKSFQLPSLPIVPVGPGFYPAIVLSLMAAASALLVLQDLLKRRAPDMAGTDDAPRRNYRLVVIAFAIVGAYVVLLPLLGFRVATVLFVGALQAALGRPETARQWVVLAAIALGTAMVSYFVFERYLLVLLPRGAWTGF from the coding sequence ATGAGCATCGGCCGCGACGGAATTGCCGGGCTGGTCCTGCTCGCGATCAGCCTGGTCCTCCTGGTCAAATCCTTCCAGCTTCCGTCCCTTCCGATCGTGCCGGTCGGGCCGGGCTTTTACCCGGCCATCGTGCTGTCGTTGATGGCGGCCGCGAGCGCACTGCTGGTCCTGCAGGACCTCCTGAAGCGCCGCGCGCCGGACATGGCCGGCACAGACGATGCGCCTCGGCGAAATTACCGCCTGGTCGTGATCGCGTTCGCGATCGTCGGCGCCTATGTGGTGCTGCTGCCGCTTTTGGGATTTCGTGTCGCCACGGTCCTGTTCGTCGGCGCGCTGCAGGCCGCATTGGGCCGGCCGGAAACAGCGCGGCAATGGGTTGTGCTCGCCGCGATCGCGCTCGGCACCGCCATGGTGAGCTACTTCGTCTTCGAACGATACCTGCTGGTGCTGCTGCCACGCGGCGCGTGGACGGGTTTCTGA
- a CDS encoding Bug family tripartite tricarboxylate transporter substrate binding protein: MARTLVTMAGAAALTGVLAALSAPAMAQYPDRPIKMIVPWAAGGDTDNIFRPFAVEFQKHIGQPVVVANVSGASGTTGAREAKAAAADGYTIYAVHDYIHLTFYAGISDVKYSDFEPICLVSATPSVLTASAKTPWKNWQELADDAKKRPGEITVGATLGSTSHIFPAMIEKAAGVKFKFVSYDGLAPRMNALLGGHINLTDSNLTQKGKVEAGLLRYIAIASEKRDPESPDVPTLKELGMNIVYEVARGIFVPKGTPAPARAKLEEACSKATKEPSFAQAMKLQGTRVAFLNANDYAQFLAKIDNENKVVMTDLGLIKK; this comes from the coding sequence ATGGCAAGGACGTTGGTGACGATGGCCGGCGCTGCCGCGCTGACCGGGGTGCTGGCTGCTTTATCGGCGCCGGCGATGGCGCAATATCCCGACCGCCCCATCAAGATGATCGTGCCATGGGCTGCGGGCGGCGATACCGACAACATCTTCCGGCCATTCGCCGTCGAATTCCAGAAGCACATTGGCCAGCCGGTGGTCGTCGCCAATGTCAGCGGCGCGTCCGGCACCACCGGTGCGCGCGAGGCCAAGGCCGCGGCGGCAGACGGCTATACGATCTATGCCGTGCACGACTATATCCATCTGACGTTCTACGCCGGCATCAGTGACGTCAAGTACAGCGACTTCGAACCGATCTGCCTGGTTTCGGCGACACCCTCGGTGCTGACCGCAAGCGCCAAAACGCCCTGGAAGAACTGGCAGGAGCTCGCAGACGACGCCAAGAAGCGGCCGGGCGAGATCACTGTCGGCGCCACGCTCGGCTCGACCAGCCATATCTTCCCGGCCATGATCGAGAAGGCGGCCGGCGTGAAATTCAAATTCGTGTCCTACGACGGCTTGGCCCCGCGAATGAATGCGCTGCTCGGCGGCCACATCAACCTTACGGACTCCAACCTGACGCAGAAGGGCAAGGTCGAAGCCGGCCTGCTGCGCTACATCGCGATCGCCAGCGAGAAGCGCGATCCGGAATCGCCCGACGTGCCGACGCTCAAGGAGCTCGGCATGAACATCGTTTACGAAGTGGCGCGCGGTATATTCGTCCCCAAGGGGACGCCCGCGCCGGCGCGTGCCAAGCTCGAGGAGGCCTGCAGCAAGGCGACCAAGGAGCCGAGCTTCGCCCAGGCGATGAAGCTGCAAGGCACCCGCGTGGCGTTCCTCAATGCCAATGACTATGCGCAGTTCCTCGCCAAGATCGACAATGAGAACAAGGTCGTCATGACCGATCTCGGCCTGATCAAGAAATGA
- a CDS encoding DUF3551 domain-containing protein, translated as MRMRMVFLALVTSAIVFFTGLSAASAKDYPYCVQGDDFAGGSGDCIFTTNVQCQTAASGRTAYCTDNRNFSANAQLIDKSRARRRSN; from the coding sequence ATGCGTATGCGTATGGTATTTCTTGCCCTCGTGACATCGGCAATTGTCTTCTTCACCGGCCTTAGCGCGGCCTCTGCGAAGGATTACCCCTACTGCGTTCAGGGCGACGACTTCGCCGGCGGATCGGGCGATTGTATCTTCACGACCAACGTGCAGTGCCAAACCGCGGCTTCGGGCCGGACGGCTTATTGCACCGACAATCGCAACTTCAGCGCCAACGCCCAGCTCATCGACAAGAGCCGTGCGCGTCGCCGTTCGAACTGA